A stretch of Cytophagales bacterium DNA encodes these proteins:
- a CDS encoding outer membrane beta-barrel protein, whose amino-acid sequence MNKYGISFAVLIDMRVRIIIWVIGLSLSVIGYGQSRTYVGLRAGGQASSAFIVHTIFPVNMDVSFIETAHVGAVFKHFNFRSTNPSALQAGFQSGINYIERGWQQNFPDAAELEPYQTRLGYLEVPIEAVLYWGQKNTKFYLTMGLYYERLISDRSKNRPTAEQIAELDDLQTDFWEYEAARDRVNGYGGRFALGAFTDLPFGTIQLEVFSSVSFSGVFEFTNRTTEIPDQSNLYSIGLSAAYLLRFGSLEF is encoded by the coding sequence ATGAACAAATACGGGATTAGTTTTGCCGTTCTTATTGACATGAGGGTTCGAATCATCATTTGGGTAATAGGTTTAAGTCTGTCCGTCATCGGCTACGGTCAGTCACGTACGTATGTAGGCCTTCGGGCAGGGGGACAGGCTTCCTCGGCATTTATTGTGCACACGATCTTTCCGGTGAACATGGATGTGAGCTTTATTGAGACCGCTCATGTTGGAGCAGTATTCAAGCATTTTAATTTCCGTTCGACCAACCCCAGTGCTTTACAAGCAGGTTTCCAATCGGGAATCAACTATATAGAAAGAGGCTGGCAACAAAACTTCCCTGATGCTGCTGAGCTTGAACCTTACCAGACCCGACTGGGGTACTTGGAGGTGCCCATTGAAGCGGTACTCTACTGGGGGCAAAAGAATACCAAGTTTTACCTGACCATGGGCCTGTATTATGAAAGGTTGATTTCTGATCGGTCCAAAAATCGTCCAACTGCTGAACAAATTGCTGAATTGGATGATCTGCAAACTGATTTCTGGGAATACGAAGCCGCCCGGGATCGGGTCAATGGCTATGGGGGGCGTTTTGCACTAGGGGCATTCACGGATTTGCCATTTGGAACCATTCAACTTGAGGTATTCTCATCGGTCAGTTTTAGCGGGGTTTTTGAGTTTACCAATCGAACAACTGAAATTCCCGATCAATCTAACCTGTATTCCATAGGCCTTTCCGCTGCTTATCTCCTTCGTTTCGGGAGTCTGGAATTCTAA